A region from the Hydra vulgaris chromosome 08, alternate assembly HydraT2T_AEP genome encodes:
- the LOC136084293 gene encoding uncharacterized protein LOC136084293 — protein sequence MSYLQPIASLLSEMPPQEFELAITWLESINQQCISGEWELMFQSDPCLEGFTSTENQSDTCLEGFTPTEVLSSKEILEVQSTSSADFMSTPLECRNKEISEAVSQKPHTNLVLRQPQRKPPGRVGKNKQRLFDKPLKVFEKLGSFEKDHIRLCWFVERTVAQQVLHESAKITTCQFLKHLSNKIADKRASLDDIKQYFEEAAWAEVIKQCEAVSIEKWPCQLCGQSKADGKSQKWLQCDHCLDWSHYVCLQISCKPKGYWFCAQCKVRK from the exons ATGAGTTACCTTCAACCAATAGCCTCCTTGCTCTCTGAAATGCCACCCCAAGAATTTGAACTTGCAATTACCTGGTTAGAATCTATTAATCAACAATGCATTTCTGGTGAATGGGAACTTATG tttcaaagtgATCCTTGTCTTGAAGGTTTTACGTCTACAGAAAATCAAAGTGATACTTGTCTAGAAGGTTTTACACCTACAGAAGTTCTatcatcaaaagaaattttagaagtTCAGTCAACTTCAAGTGCAGATTTTATGTCGACCCCACTTGAATGCAGAAATAAAGAAATATCTGAAGCAGTCTCTCAAAAGCCAcatacaaatttagttttaaggCAACCCCAGCGGAAGCCACCTGGCCGTGTAGGTAAAAACAAACAGAGACTTTTTGACAAacctttaaaagtatttgaaaagttgggttcttttgaaaaagatcatATCCGTCTCTGTTGGTTTGTAGAAAGAACAGTTGCCCAGCAGGTTTTGCATGAGAGTGCTAAAATTACCACCTGccaatttttaaagcatttatcgAATAAGATAGCAGATAAAAGAGCAAGTCTTGATGACATTAAGCAATATTTTGAAGAGGCTGCATGGGCTGAAGTTATCAAACAATGTGAAGCTGTGAGCATTGAAAAATGGCCATGTCAATTATGCGGGCAATCTAAGGCGGATGGAAAAAGTCAAAAATGGCTTCAGTGTGATCATTGTTTAGATTGGTCACATTATGTTTGTCTACAAATATCTTGCAAACCTAAAGGGTATTGGTTCTGTGCTCAATGTAAAGTAAGGAAATAG